Sequence from the Eleginops maclovinus isolate JMC-PN-2008 ecotype Puerto Natales chromosome 14, JC_Emac_rtc_rv5, whole genome shotgun sequence genome:
TCCACTCTGTCTAGGGAGTGGTGTCTGTAACACTTCAGTCGGCGTGAAGAACCGTACATTTCTGTAAGCATAACTAAACCCCAACGTCAATCAAGGTTTCAACTTCCTCCATTTGTCACCTCATTGTGTGCTtgacttctgcttttacttctCTATTCATTCCCTTTGGAAACCATGTGGAAACTTCCTGTGTCATACAACCCATGAGTCTGACTCACCCAATTATAGATCATATCTATCAGTCTTGACTGTTGGAGTCCACACTGTTTCTCTGCCCTCTCTACGGCAAAGTGTGTCCTCTCTACTTTTTGTCTCACCATGACTTTCTTCCCTAATCGCAGCATGCTCCCCTTCAAGGCAGCACCAGGCCAGTTTGGTCCCGACGTCCGGGAGGAGGGCCTCAAAGTGTGGAGGGTGGAGAAGATGAAGGCAGTGCTGCTGGATCCCTCCGAGGTGGGAGCCTTTTATAACGGGGACTCTTATCTGGTGCTGGAGAACCGCGGCCAACTGGGAGCCGACCTCCACATGTGGATAGGTGAGAGGCAAACATCTGGATATCTGTCAGTCACAACACAACAGGATTATTTAGCATGCATCGATGCAATCTGACTCAAGTTCTTACTTACTACACCTAGCACATTTCAGTTAGTGATAAATAAAGGCACGCAAAATACTATCtgaatactaataataatgtATCGTTTATatcagtggttcttaaactttttgtctgacgaccccacaaaaaaaactggagaggtttggtgaccccactttcccaaaagtgtgtaagtgtgacgtcacgtttccgtagcaaccgattttttgttccaatccaaacaaattaacaatgtatgacgattattttatggaaaaggaacgattttgtgtgaattaatttacgagtttgcgtctccaatgatttgagtgatagtcatacattttgaaagaaacagcaatgccatctgcagtttggttgtttgggggcgggctgtaaatcgcgttgccaggacaacgttatgcattgcaaacccatggtaacgactgtcaatcaagcaaaaacaaataggcaatgtgtaagaaaaggcctgggcggcaacaatttattaacgcaaacaagaactggaacaaacaaagcaatgaaacaaatgtccaaatcaaacgggagtcaagagtcaacagagagtgtgtatgattggaacgatctcacttcctcttatacggacgccatgtcaatgagaaggatgggcctgcttccgcgagcatagcaggtcaattcggggatcgatgctgctcacagcaacacgaagattctcctccatgctgttgagacgacatctgtatttgttctttatgtaggccagggacgaaaatgtcttttcgcacagataggttgatccaaacggcgtgaggatgtccatggcagccttggacaacccggggtattcctgcacaactgacagccagaattcatctagagtttttgaggcaaacgacgcctgcaatgtgcggtcgctggacagctcaatcagcgcatcctcgagctcagatggcaggttgtttgaggagcagttggtgaatggttgtcgtacccagtcaaaaggctctacattctccgtgaggaaatacttattgaatttgtcgaggagactacgaagatgacaggttattgactctttcaatgaattggcattcatgtcactctccaaaaagtcgtgcagctccgagaacatttcaaagtccccactctctgcacgggctgcccaacgctgcaatttttttgtgaaagcattcactttgtctgagagggtcaggatgtttgtgctggggccttgtagtgacaggttgagactatttaatttgtcaaatatgcacgccaggtatgcaagacgtgataaccatctcgagtcagtgagatggtctgcaagaggggaatgcacgtctgagaggaaggtgcgcacctcgcttcgcaactcgaacaggcgtgtaagaactttgccccgtgaaagccaccttacctctgaatgaaaaagaagggattcatgtgcagaccccatttcctggcagagaagggcgaagagtcgtgaatttaaagggcgcgatttgatcgaattcactatttggattgctgtttgaagaacattgttaagctcgggttcaagtgtcttggatgccagggcctccctatggataatgcagtgtgtgaacttgacatgtggtgcaacgctaaggaccttggctttcagccctttgtgttttcccatcatagccccggcaccgtcagtgcatatgcttatgcatttatcccaatccaggcctgtctcctccatccaaccattaagacagttaaaaatgtctccaccagtacatcttccttccatcggagagcagcacagcatgtcctcatgcagtttcccgtcatgactgtagcgaatgaaaaccattaaatgggctacattagtcaagtcagtagactcgtctaactgcaaagaaaaccggctgtttttcactctctcgatgagctggcatttcatatcattagcgatgtcgttaatgcgtttggacatggtatcattggagaggggaatctgtttaagcacacttgcgatcttttcaccatgcattgctgtggtcatcgcaattgctgcaggaaggatgaggctttcagcaattgtgtgtggcttttgtgctttggctacaaggtgggccactttgtatgacgctgccaaggctttggtgggcacagtagcttggctatgcacaacggtcttttgcccatgcagcgcagcttcttttcgtaaaaaaaatgtcatgggtttctgagcatcatctggatgtcggctttcgagatgtcgtctcatttttgtgggctttaaactttcatgtgccagaacatcgccgcaaataacacactgtgggtggtcgagctcatgttttacctggcacgtgaatccatatttaagaaattctttcaggtatcggcgacgcctcgttggtgggtcttttttattctcaccaccggccaaacttgtcccatctgaggatcgcggaggagtaggtgcacaactggaggtagatggcacttctgagctcaaatcattgttttttagcagccacctgtccatttttgatgaaagttataactaggctagtggctaaaaaagtggctagtatcacaaacgtggctagtaacgtggcgagttaactatgacgtattgtaaaaaaaccgggaagaaattgagtttgaacagtgggcgcagattgttacattgtttctatcataggaccaataaacgattcgaaacgccatttaaagctgggcaacttttttttttctctctctctctccctcttaacagcgtgtaggaatgagaaaaaggcagattttcattgtattgacattttatttttcgttgtttcaccaggtgttataacagctaatttccgactgaagtaacaaataattttgcgaccccacggaagtttttgccgaccccgtttggggtcgcgacccctagtttaagaatcactggtTTATATaatactgcatttatttatataatgtaCATTTCAACTAATATTCTTATATATGCTATTCTtgcatttcaacacatttaagcgtgttattgtttttctacTGCTTTTATACAGTATTGTTACACACATCTGTACACATTGTTACACACTTCCTATTTAGAAGTAATGTGTATATCtctattttcttattattcCTCTATTATTACACATATTTCCATTCCTAAGAGAAGGAAGCTGTATTGTATCCCAACTTCCCTGCGGGGATCAATCATGTATTTCTTAATCAAATTTCCTTAGAGTAATAACAAacttggaaaataaacaaaattagAGTTAAGGATGGAGATGGAAAGATGAACGAGACACAAGAAAAGGAGCagttgaaaatgtattattcaacataaacaatttgggatcaatagaGTCTAATCCaatctaaataaataagacCCCTTGCAGACACATGAAGTGCGCTCCGTGTCATTTTTCTTCAGCCAATCAAATACCTTAGCTGATGCATACAGGTTTTTTGGTCTTAAGAAAGCCAGGAGAGACACGTGTTCagacctttcacaataaaatgtgtAGTCCTCTCTTGACAAAGCGGcatattgttttctatttgcCTGTTTGCCATTGTCCAGGGCTGTGCTTACCACACTCCTAAAGCTGGCCATGTGCTGCAGTTGAAAAGCTAATAACCCTCCCGCTGATGGTGATGACACACGAGACACAGCGCTGACCTGCTGCAGCATTGTGTGAGGACAGAGACGGGACAGAGGGAGGattagagggagagaaagagagacagaagtCCCGAGGGACACTGGGATGGTTTTTGGAGCGGCGGCTCATTAAAGATGCACGGGGCCTGTTACAGTACTcaaatgctgctgttgtttCCAGCATGTATCCGGTGCTTAGGTAACACTAAGCTGATTGTCCGGGCTCTCTGaagcctccctcctcctcctcttgtttaCAATTGATGACccctgtgttgtgtttgtgccacACACTGTTCGCTTTTGTCTCCATGAGCCATCACCTCTGTCAGCAGCTCTTAGTTCTTCACATGGTGACATCCTCACCTTTCTGACCTCATTTCCTAATgctgtctcccctctcttttcctcatgtGTTCTCACTGCTACTGAATTTcagttttctttccttcctctatGTCCTGCCACAGCACTCGATCCTGCTGCTCTAACTCATGACTAATGGTACATGTTGGCTTAAAGGTTAAGCATGAAAGTTGGAATTATTGACCTTGGAAAAATAGGCAGAAAAAATTCTCCCAAATCAAATGGCTTTGTGAAAGTGGGAAAGAGGGACCACAATCCATGATTATCTCTCAAACTCCCAAAGTTTTATAAATAGGatacaataaacaaaacctAACGAAAGGATCCAAATGCTGCGTTCATGTATTATGGATCAATGGATgttctgtttcatttattttaaaacttaaaGTCTCTCTTTGGTTGTTAGCgtttttcagtttgtattttattcctttcCTCTGACAGGTGAGTTGTCATCTCGGGATGAGCAGGTGGCGTGTGCCATGCTGGCCACTCAGCTGGACAACTTCCTGAGCGGAGACCCCGTCCAGCACCGACACGTGCAGGGCTACGAGTCCCCCGAGTTCATGGCTCTGTTCCCCAGAGGGGTCAGCTACAAGGTGAGGAAGGGCggcccttttaaaaaaacaattagtgAATTGAGAAATGTAGGTCTCTTTGTACTTCTAAGGAAAATTCCTGGAAAGAATTATATCATTTTGTACTTATTATGGGTAAAAGGGAAgactccttttttaaataatctgcAGAATTGCattgacagaaaatatatatatttaatgcacAATAATTtcaatatgttatattattaaatatattttcaaaaaaacattacaaaaaactGGATGCAAGACCTATCTCTCATTTGATCTAGAATTAGTTTTACTACTGGTTGAAccccttttattattttaccgCACCCTGGATATTATGGCCTCTGTGCCAAAGTTCATTCCTGCCGTTTGAGTTTCCTGCAagttcataaaaacacacaaggatcttaaatcagacttttcCCAGCAGGAATTAtctctgtacaataattcccctctggctggcagacaactcactgctccgtagcctctcttgtgaactggacttaacattCACTCCTTCACCcttgtacatttacacaataCTGATTGACATTATTgccttatttgtacatttgtatatttctcatttttatttgttatttgttttgcttctttttgtatttcactgctgcaacacctttttttccccccagtttgggataaataaagtatttcagattcggaaacatacaaaacaaatgtaaaaacctCAATGCCTTAAATGAGTATCCCATGAACATCTCTGCAGGTGGGCGGTGTGGAATCGGGCTTCAGGAGGGCTCAGGGCTCTGGCACGGTGCAGAGGTTGTACCAGATCAAAGGGAAGCGCAACATCCGAGCCAGGGAGGTGGAGCTGTCCTGGAGCAGCTTCAACAAAGGGGACTGCTTCATCCTCGACCTTGGAGAGGTGAGGACACAAActgttaaacaaaaatgtcagcTTTAATAATCTGACTAACTTAAGTACCCAGAATGCTGCTAAGTATTAGTTGAGTGAGTAAGATTAAAGGGACATTTCATCATTAATGTGATGTTATGATGTTTCGCTGCCCTCCAGATCATTGTGTCGTGGATCGGCTCTCAGGCTAACATCTTCGAGAAGCAGAAGGTGCGTGAGATCGCCGCGCTGATCCGAGACACGGAGAGACATGGTAAAGCCAAAATCGTGGACAGCAACGAGGGGGAGGAGCCGGAGGAGATGCTCAAGGTGTGTGCACACTTTTGATGTGTAGGCTAATTTAAAAAGATCATTCAAAAGCATGCAAAGGAAGTCCTTGGGTTAttcctggggaaaaaaaactttAGATCTTCTTGGTTTCTGAGCTTCCTGTCTTGTTGCCGGGCAGGTTCTGGGGAAGATGCCCCAGTTGGCAGAGAGCACCCCAGAAGAGGACAGCAAAGCAGACGCTTCCAACTCTGCCTCCCTCTACAAGGTACTTTCACAGCTTTATACCTGCGCTCATACTTCACACTACCTTTCACATCTATGTATAACACGGTGTTCCTTACTCCCCAGGTGTCTGATGCCACAGGATCCATGGTGATGACCAAGGTGTCAGAGAAGAGCCCGTTTGCCAAAGACCTGCTGGTTCGCGATGACTGCTTCATTCTGGATAACGGCGCTAACGGGAAGATCTTCGTCTGGAAAGGTGAAAAAGTTCTAATGAACCCCAAACTCCTACTGCCTGAAATGCACCACGATGACAGTGATACATGCCAgtcatatttgttttcaaattggATCAAATTATCACTGGCATTGTGAAAGAGTAGGGTTGACAGCCGCAGGATACACTTGGAAAAGCGGAGTTTCACCATTTCTTAAACAACAATATAATTCTTTGACTGTGCCGTACTGTACATTGGATTCATTGTATGATGAAAATCATACAATGGAAAATAGGAAAATGCATGCAATGAACGTCAAAAAGTCCCTTGCAATGAAGGTGCTGTCCCTGCTAATATCTGAATacaaaaaatcataaaaaatgaaatgcagctAAAGATAAAGATAGATTAGATTACAATTCTAATCAAACTGTCCATCTAAAACTCCTAATTTGGGAGATTAGCAAATGAATGTCACTTAAACTGCTAATCTGAGTCTTGATGACTTTCAGGTAACGGAGCAAATGCTGAGGAAAAGCAGTCGGCCTTAAAGATGGCGGATAACTTCATCGAGCAAATGAAATATCCCAGGATGAAAACTCAGGTACGCTCAAAGTTCAAACCAAAAATGAGAAGCTGTTTGAATCTTGTTGTGATATGTTAAGGATTATTTACAGATCTAGTTGATCACCTCCAGTATACTCACTATGACTACAACACATATACAATAAGCAGTGAACAtatctgtgctgcaggtggAGATTCTGCCACAGGGGAAGGAGACCATCATCTTCAAGCAGTTCTTCAAGAACTGGAACTAAAACATTTGAGAAATCCTGCACACGAGAAGCAGACGCTGTATATCTGAAAACCAACAGCGTCTGatacaaaatgcttttttttacatgCGATGACCCGATGTACATATTTGTAAGGGAGCACACTGTAGCTCGCTTGTGTGTTAGAATAAGGATGTGATGCCACTTTTATAAATGCAAAGTCTATTCTGTTAGAGATAAACATTATTAAGtcaaagagtttttttttacgaTGCTCTAGTGTCACAGATCTGCCTGcatttgacaaataaaactTGAACTGCTCGCTTCTTGTAGAGTGTTTATCTTTTGTGTCATCCGTTGTTTTTGGCCACGCCTCGGTCCATGACATATTGCATAGCGTGATTTAAACTATGCCCTCTCCGTTCCTGTGGGAATATTACCTGCGCACGTAAGTATGATGACATCACAGTGTTGTCAATGGTGGAATTAACTCATAATGTTAACTCAAATGCTACACGTATGTAAATAATTGAGGTCATTTAACTTTGAATTTCACTACAGTATGTTAGCcgtttgtacagtatgttctgctttatttaattcctcataaatgaatatattaggTAGTTGGACTATTTGTCTGCAGTACGAGAACTTTAAGTTTCCTTTTATATTCAAAACAATTTCACAACAGCGCAACgactgcttttgttttcaaagagGAGATTTTGAAAATGCCTTTAGcatgaagaaacaaaacaacaaagtgtCTATTCTATCATTTTCAGTGCAGGAATTGTACTTCGAATTAGGTTTTTTACAGTGTTGTGCTGCTACTTCTACATAAGTAAAAATATCTAAACTCTTCTGTGATTTCTGACAGTTACTTTACTCATAAACAGACTTGCCACTATAATTGCCATTGAAGGGAATAAATATGGTGTGATGTAGTAAGGGCATATTAAGCTGAGGATCAAAAGGTCAGGGGGGTTATGTAGAGCAATGTGTTTTACTCTTCTCCAGTAGCTCACCAGGAAGTAAATGGATGACTAGAGAAAAGAGTTCttgtatattgttttaaagACATGCACTGTGAGTTAAAGAAGGTTTCTATTTGATTTACTTTGACCTTTATTAAACCAGGAATGTCTCTTATCttcaaaaaatgatgaaaatatataataatatgtgCATATGTGCAGTTGTTACTCTCATGTAATTGTATGCTGCAAAATATTGGAAATATTGTTCAAAAATCGAGTTCAGACCAAAACACCTCTAGCTAAGAAATCTGTTagttttttcaatattttttaaaacctttctaGCAAAGTATTagatgttttatgtatttgacACAGTAATCAGCAATGTTATCCAAGCAGCCACTGTATAAGAAATACCTTTACTTTACCTACACCTATTTACAGTAACACCTGAGCAAAATCCATGCCAGTGCGTCACTGATATGCAGAGTCTAACCACCGTCATTAAACCTCCAACCTTCATCGAGCCGCTGCCGAGAAGCCGTGAGGAATTGTCGTCAGAGAGGTTTCTTCGCCAGCTCAGAGGGAGCAATCTAAAAAAGTCCAAAGTTCAACAAGCAAAAGAGACAAATATGAGGCTGGTTAGAGAGCAGCGCCTGTCCAGTGTTCTCCACCAGCAGAGCTGCACCACCCTGCCTCCGGCTACAGGTAGGACATCATGAATATCAGCAGAGGTTAATACAGTATACTGTGTATGTCTATGAGACATTTTGTACTggatttataataatacataatatttatttacaactcTACTGGATTTATGatatttaacacacattttcaataagCCTTTTGTATGgtagttttaaatgtatgtgcTAAATATAGATTGAATTATCATATTAATTTAAACGTGggaatcatttttatttcactccATATTAATACTCAGGCATCAatgatttgaatttaaataaatgacttatattattaaatagttTTGGCAGGTGTTGcttataatacatttcatttgtatagcacactttaaaagaCAGTAATCGACGCACCTTGAGATGTTAAAAACGAtctgcaaaacatatttaaaaaataaaaggctttaattattatcatttacaCTGAAAAGGTAATAATTATAGCTCATACGTTTAGCTTTCTCCACATCTTTACAAGTGAATTTTTATGATAAGCTCCAATTTTATGATAAGTTTCACATTCCcaccaaaatattttttcacctgttttgaaaaaagatctttaaaaaataatgtatatctGGAATAATAAGAAAACATCTATGTTATATTGCCACAGGTAAACTACACCATACAAATAGTTACAATAAGTCCTCAAAGGACATTTAACTAATATGATaatcaataatataatactaaCCATTTAACCTTTGATTCATCATGcacattttatgattttaacTTACAGTTTCAGATTAGTACTGGAGTGTCTATTATATTTATACAGCTGCTGTTACTTCTTACATCACTGTTTTTTCCTCTGCTACAGAATTGacaagatggagatggagatgacTGTTCTGAAACCTGCTAAAAGTATGTATACAAATAATTGTATAAATCCATTTTTAATTACTGCTAATTGCATTTTTTCtgctgcatgcatgcatgttaAAACAGCTTTCTTCTGGTGTGGCTGGGAAATGTAGCTTACATCCAATCAGATAAATGCTTTAAGGTATGTCTTCATGATGCGAAGCCTTTGATTGTGGCTGTAACTGACACGTATCAAGCTAATAATCACAAAGGCTAATAATTGCAGTTTCACTATTGTGAGTATCAATACCCTGCTGATTTACTCCCTTTGTTGGAAAAATAATTATCTGCTTGATTTTTGTTTCATGTGATCATGAATGACGCTCATAAGGTTTTCTCCTCAATGTGTCCCCCTGCAGGAGTGGGCATACTGAAGGGGGGTGAAAGCCGCACCCAGAGCAGCTCCATCGGGGCCGTGCGCTGGAACCTGCCCGAGGAGGACGTGCAGATCCACAGCTCGGCCCCCAGCAGATCCGCCATAAACCTCACTCACCGCTCACAGGTACACTGGAACtgctttttcatttatattctttTCTGTGATTCCTGTTTTGTCTCATTTCCCTTTTGAGCTTTTGCCACTACCTTGATGAACATTCAAATGTGACCTGTTGTGTTTCCCGCAGCAACACTCTCGTCAAAACAGCCTGAAGGATCTCCGCAGcctgcaggagtgtgtgcagTTCATCCATCACTGGAAGGAGCAAGTGGACCAAATCTGCAAGGTAGGACATGAGGGAAAATGTGAGTCAGCGGCTCCGCAGACTCACATTATGGTTAGTAATACCATAACCATAATATTATACAATGAACACTATGACAAGACAGAAAAGAGTGATaagggaaaaagagaaggaaatacTATATCTTTTTGCCTAATTTCTAGACCTACATTTCCTCTGTTTGTTGGCCAGCTCAGGAAAAAAGATGGCTTTGATTTGGACAGTAAACACAGGCTTACTTTTGATCCTTTCAGTCTGTTAAATTCCTAGCTTGAGTTTATTACTCATACGCTTTATTTAGAGCCTTACGAGGTCAGATGAACCTGTTTTTATGACCAAATCAGATGAGCGTTGCCATGGGAATGTTTACTTGATCATGCAGGTAGAGGTGTTAGTTTGGATGGGTGGATGCTACCTGTTTATTGCCTCCATACCGCCTGGTTATCTGCCTTGCAGTGCTGA
This genomic interval carries:
- the capgb gene encoding capping protein (actin filament), gelsolin-like b isoform X1, translated to MTFFPNRSMLPFKAAPGQFGPDVREEGLKVWRVEKMKAVLLDPSEVGAFYNGDSYLVLENRGQLGADLHMWIGELSSRDEQVACAMLATQLDNFLSGDPVQHRHVQGYESPEFMALFPRGVSYKVGGVESGFRRAQGSGTVQRLYQIKGKRNIRAREVELSWSSFNKGDCFILDLGEIIVSWIGSQANIFEKQKVREIAALIRDTERHGKAKIVDSNEGEEPEEMLKVLGKMPQLAESTPEEDSKADASNSASLYKVSDATGSMVMTKVSEKSPFAKDLLVRDDCFILDNGANGKIFVWKGNGANAEEKQSALKMADNFIEQMKYPRMKTQVEILPQGKETIIFKQFFKNWN
- the capgb gene encoding capping protein (actin filament), gelsolin-like b isoform X2, yielding MLPFKAAPGQFGPDVREEGLKVWRVEKMKAVLLDPSEVGAFYNGDSYLVLENRGQLGADLHMWIGELSSRDEQVACAMLATQLDNFLSGDPVQHRHVQGYESPEFMALFPRGVSYKVGGVESGFRRAQGSGTVQRLYQIKGKRNIRAREVELSWSSFNKGDCFILDLGEIIVSWIGSQANIFEKQKVREIAALIRDTERHGKAKIVDSNEGEEPEEMLKVLGKMPQLAESTPEEDSKADASNSASLYKVSDATGSMVMTKVSEKSPFAKDLLVRDDCFILDNGANGKIFVWKGNGANAEEKQSALKMADNFIEQMKYPRMKTQVEILPQGKETIIFKQFFKNWN